In Lagopus muta isolate bLagMut1 chromosome 29, bLagMut1 primary, whole genome shotgun sequence, one genomic interval encodes:
- the RIT1 gene encoding GTP-binding protein Rit1, translating to MDAGARPGGAGQPREYKLVMLGAGGVGKSAMTMQFISHRFPEDHDPTIEDAYKIRIRIDDEPANLDILDTAGQAEFTAMRDQYMRAGEGFIICYSITDRRSFHEVREFKQLIYRVRRTDDTPVVLVGNKSDLTQLRQVSKEEGSALAREFNCPFFETSAAYRYYIDDVFHALVREIRRKEKEAVMAMEKKSKPKSSVWKRLKSPFRRKKDSVT from the exons ATGGACGCCGGGGCCCggccgggcggcgcggggcagcCCCGCGAGTACAAGCTGGTGATGTTGGGCGCCGGCGGCGTCGGGAAGAGCG CCATGACGATGCAGTTCATCAGCCATCGCTTTCCTGAGGACCACGACCCGACCATCG AGGATGCTTATAAGATCCGGATACGCATCGATGATGAACCTGCCAACCTGGATATCTTGGACACAGCAGGACAG GCAGAGTTCACGGCCATGAGGGACCAGTACATGAGGGCTGGAGAGGGATTTATCATCTGCTACTCCATCACAGATCGACGCAGCTTCCACGAAGTGCGTGAATTCAAGCAGCTCATCTATCGTGTGCGGCGCACCGATGACACTCCTGTGGTTCTGGTGGGGAACAAATCCGACCTGACGCAGCTGAGGCAG gtctCTAAAGAAGAAGGCTCTGCTTTGGCACGAGAATTCAACTGTCCTTTCTTTGAAACTTCTGCTGCCTACCGTTATTACATTGATGATGTGTTCCACGCTCTGGTGCGAGAGATCcgcaggaaagaaaaagaagcagtgatggcaatggagaaaaaatccaaacccaaaAGCAGCGTTTGGAAAAGACTGAAATCCCCCTTCAGGAGGAAGAAGGATTCGGTCACTTGA